In Gimesia benthica, a single window of DNA contains:
- a CDS encoding flagellar hook capping FlgD N-terminal domain-containing protein encodes MAVDAVSGSSGASSSTNVKVVDADEVGFNGLTADNFMKLLITELQNQDPTNPMGNEELLGQISSMRELQSNIELSDTLKEITSGQSLTQAAGLIGKQVEGQDSSDNSVSGVVERAFVRDSKAYVAIGNSEVPVSSITSVQEPASE; translated from the coding sequence ATGGCAGTCGATGCAGTGAGCGGAAGCAGTGGAGCCAGCAGTTCCACAAACGTGAAGGTGGTTGATGCCGATGAAGTCGGTTTTAATGGTTTGACCGCCGATAATTTCATGAAGTTGCTGATTACCGAGTTGCAGAACCAGGATCCGACAAATCCGATGGGGAATGAAGAGCTTCTGGGGCAGATTTCCAGCATGCGGGAACTTCAGTCGAATATCGAGTTGTCAGATACGCTGAAAGAAATAACCTCCGGCCAGTCGCTGACTCAGGCCGCCGGTCTGATCGGTAAGCAGGTAGAAGGGCAGGACAGTTCCGATAACTCGGTGTCCGGTGTAGTGGAACGTGCTTTCGTACGCGATAGCAAAGCCTACGTTGCCATTGGTAATTCCGAAGTGCCGGTGTCCTCGATCACCTCGGTACAGGAACCTGCAAGTGAATGA